In a single window of the Neodiprion virginianus isolate iyNeoVirg1 chromosome 1, iyNeoVirg1.1, whole genome shotgun sequence genome:
- the LOC124299753 gene encoding protein RFT1 homolog, with translation MAPNILKSSLENASFNIIFQILFRCVTFVLNAFVVRHVGQAVLGVMNVRLLLLESMILFLSREPFMKACLTNTAEHNWAQVVNLLWVTVPICALMSLIFGYTWLFILLPSEVLPPYYTFAVCAVAVSCIIELSSLIVQLVASAFLFVRLKVVLDTIMIIIRTFTFVILILYQPENALFAFGVAQLVAAIFYTTSHYAYFHFYITKIEEFKVQERPSLRDDVDESVSMEFPFTSIKDFLPGQLVNSGSLLDKKLSILTWSFFRQGVLKQILTEGERLIMTIMPVLTFAEQGTYEIVNNLGSLAARFIFRPIEDSGYFYFTQMVKRDKSIPDQNVVKVQESVNVLTQLCSVVTSIGLIVLVFGQSYSSLLLWLYGGSKLTAYLPVLLLRSHCLAVLLLGINGVTECYTNATADSKTIDRNNYIMIYESVAFLVVSYFFASWFGPVGFIFGNCVNMALRILHSTKFIKRRHENTKYRPLLGLVPKPIFVASLILAAVITKVSQAYFFPSEKLIHLFIGIVMFGLVMASWVYEHQDLVQLGVNKWRDRRNKHKKDD, from the exons ATGGCACCAAACATTTTGAAAAGCAGTTTAGAAAATGCATCGTTCAATATAATATTCCAG ataCTATTCCGCTGCGTAACATTTGTTCTAAATGCGTTTGTAGTACGGCATGTAGGCCAAGCAGTGCTTGGAGTAATGAATGTGAGGCTGCTCTTATTGGAATCTATGATCCTTTTCCTCTCTCGTGAACCGTTTATGAAAGCGTGTCTGACGAACACGGCTGAACACAACTGGGCACAAGTGGTTAATTTGCTATGGGTGAC gGTTCCAATATGTGCGCTCATGTCCCTGATCTTTGGATACACATGGTTGTTCATATTATTGCCGTCAGAAGTATTACCGCCTTACTATACATTCGCAGTTTGCGCAGTCGCTGTTTCCTGCATTATTGAACTATCCTCGTTGATTGTTCAATTAGTTGCCAGTGCTTTTCTCTTTGTGAGGCTTAAA GTAGTCTTAGATACAATTATGATAATCATTCGGACGTTTACCTTTGTCATACTGATACTTTACCAACCAGAGAATGCATTATTCGCCTTTGGAGTGGCACAGCTTGTTGCAGCCATTTTTTACACTACCAGCCACTATGcttatttccatttttacATTACCAAGATAGAAGAATTCAAGGTTCAAGAAAGACCATCTTTAAGAGATGATGTTGATGAGTCTGTGAGCATGGAATTCCCGTTTACATCAATAAAAGACTTTTTACCAGGTCAATTGGTTAATTCG GGGTCGTTGTTGGACAAAAAACTATCCATCCTTACGTGGAGTTTTTTTCGACAAGGAgtattgaaacaaattttaactGAAGGGGAAAGATTGATCATGACCATAATGCCCGTTTTGACATTTGCTGAACAg GGCACGTATGAAATTGTTAACAATCTGGGTTCCTTAGCAGCAAGATTTATATTCCGTCCAATAGAGGATAGCGGTTACTTCTATTTCACACAGATGGTCAAAAGGGATAAATCGATACCTGATCAAAACGTG GTGAAGGTGCAAGAGAGTGTTAATGTCTTAACACAGCTATGCTCAGTTGTAACATCAATTGGATTGATTGTTCTAGTTTTTGGCCAATCTTATTCCTCACTTTTACTCTGGTTATATGGAGGGTCAAAGTTGACAGCCTATTTACCAGTTTTATTACTGAGATCGCATTGTCTTGCAGTATTACTGTTAGGAATAAATGGAGTTACAGAATGTTATACAAATGCGACAGCAGACAGTAAAACCATTGACcggaataattatattatgaTATATGAGTCTGTAGCATTCCTAGTAgtgtcatatttttttgcatcttGGTTTGGGCCCGTTGGTTTCATTTTTGGAAACTGCGTTAACATGGCTTTGAGAATTTTGCATTCAAccaaatttataaaaagaagACACGAAAATACCAAATATAGACCATTATTAGGACTCGTACCTAAACCAATATTCGTTGCATCTTTAATACTAGCAGCTGTTATTACAAAAGTGTCACAG GCATACTTTTTTCCGAGCGAAAAATTAATCCATCTGTTCATCGGTATCGTAATGTTTGGACTGGTGATGGCTTCCTGGGTTTATGAACATCAAGACCTGGTTCAACTCGGTGTAAACAAATGGCGCGATAGGCGAAACAAACACAAAAAAGATGATTGA
- the LOC124299758 gene encoding ragulator complex protein LAMTOR5 homolog yields the protein MERNLEKTMDNVTNVEGVIGCILADRQGLCLGAKGSASGQSAGLIAAIADEVAKLEPESNAPIIALESDNRQCIIQRQGPIVGAIYKAISP from the exons ATGGAACGTAACTTAGAGAAAACTATGGATAACGT GACGAATGTCGAAGGAGTCATAGGATGCATTTTGGCCGATCGTCAAGGCCTCTGCTTAGGAG cTAAGGGGAGTGCATCTGGGCAAAGCGCTGGGTTGATAGCAGCCATTGCTGATGAGGTAGCAAAATTAGAGCCTGAATCAAACGCACCCATTATTGCTTTAGAAAGTGACAATCG GCAATGCATAATCCAGCGTCAGGGGCCTATAGTTGGTGCTATCTACAAAGCTATATCACCCTGA